ATACCTCCTTTAATTTAGTTAAGCACTTAACATTATATCACTTAACTTTTTATTTGTTTGTCTTTTTTATGTATTTACCTAAAAAAATATATTGACAATCAATTAACACATATGTATAATATTTGACAATAGAAAGGTTTTTCTTCATAAATTTCTCCAGATTATTGATAATATTTTGCCTTTCTATTATGTGCACATTAATTTGTGTACTTTTTTTATGATATTTCTATTGATATTTTATTATTAATCTATGTATAATAGGTAATGGAGGTGTTCAAAATGAAAAAAATAATCCCATATTTTAACTTAATAGGATTTCTTATTGTTGTATTATATTTGATAGTTGATAGTTTCATTATTAATATACCTAGTATGATTAGTATTCCAATTTTATTAGTAGCTATATGTTTAATGGTAATAGGTAATTTAAATGCAAGAGCACGAAACAAACGATTTGAAGAAGAAGATAATAAAAAGGTTCAGGATTAATTTTCCAAAACCTTTTTTCTTTTAATAAATAACTCTTTTTGCATAGCTTGGTTTAAAGCTTGATAATTTTCTTACATTTACACCAACACCATATGTTTCAGCATGAACGTATTTTCCATTACCAATATAAATTCCAACATGATATGGTGAAGATTTACTTCCCCAAAATACTAGATCACCTTTTTTTAATGTCTTAGTACTTATCTTAACATAT
This genomic window from Bacilli bacterium PM5-9 contains:
- a CDS encoding hypothetical protein (product_source=Hypo-rule applied; transmembrane_helix_parts=Inside_1_4,TMhelix_5_22,Outside_23_25,TMhelix_26_48,Inside_49_69), which encodes MKKIIPYFNLIGFLIVVLYLIVDSFIINIPSMISIPILLVAICLMVIGNLNARARNKRFEEEDNKKVQD